From Ipomoea triloba cultivar NCNSP0323 chromosome 5, ASM357664v1, the proteins below share one genomic window:
- the LOC116021224 gene encoding protein MANNAN SYNTHESIS-RELATED 1-like: MAFDLRHILSGCLTASMLLMLCNMIKKDHIDPLLGDLSIQPIITPNNGTKSSSDNGRHLTSSDPWGVNNTRNKEVLNPCWRKLTNSKPQESEGFVFVTLAQDPEYHISQIATAIVVAKYLGAALVIPNLRQSDQSGQKRTFGEIYDLEKFTESLDEKVMAQAMDSQIAKIYNQRVTTVKVPNMVSLEFIKSNIEPIFKSTRNLRLSIYFPSTKEQTRMSPYGCLGTFDTLMLRPELQKSIDSMIRTLRSLNPNNSEGRFVAVDYKVVETMPQSSDSSCPLDNTTGIKHCFDAKEIAHFLKKIGFENGTTIYLTINGWHTSIEHLRKVFPNTFTKDAIIPADENSKFLDPERPELRQIVDFYVSSAADVYVPTSSSLFSDNVVARRMATGKGQVLVPANRSSLSAEDYVPPYDISEKEHWAYSCFC; encoded by the exons ATGGCATTTGATTTGAGACACATACTCTCCGGTTGTCTAACAGCTTCAATGCTTCTTATGTTATGTAATATGATCAAGAAAGATCATATTGATCCACTtttg GGTGATTTATCAATACAACCCATTATCACTCCAAACAATGGGACAAAATCTTCTTCTGATAATGGACGACACCTGACCTCATCCGACCCTTGGGGAGTAAACAATACTCGTAATAAAGAAGTATTAAACCCTTGCTGGAGAAAATTAACAAATT CAAAACCACAAGAATCAGAAGGTTTTGTATTTGTCACATTGGCTCAGGACCCTGAGTATCACATCTCACAG ATTGCTACTGCCATTGTTGTTGCTAAATACCTTGGAGCTGCTCTAGTCATTCCAAACCTAAGACAATCTGATCAATCTGGGCAAAAAAG GACGTTTGGAGAAATCTATGATTTGGAAAAATTCACTGAAAGCCTAGATGAGAAAGTGATGGCACAGGCTATGGATTCACAAAttgcaaaaatatataatcaaaggGTTACTACAGTGAAGGTGCCAAACATGGTTTCCCTAGAGTTCATCAAGTCAAACATTGAGCCAATATTCAAAAGCACAAGAAATCTAAGGCTCTCTATTTACTTCCCATCAACTAAGGAGCAAACGAGAATGAGTCCATATGGATGTTTGGGTACTTTTGACACCCTAATGTTGAGACCAGAGTTGCAAAAATCCATAGACTCCATGATTAGAACACTAAGAAGTCTCAACCCCAATAATTCAGAAGGGCGATTTGTTGCGGTGGACTATAAGGTTGTTGAAACCATGCCACAAAGTAGCGATTCATCATGTCCTCTTGACAACACAACTGGAATCAAACATTGCTTTGATGCAAAGGAGATAGCCCATTTTCTGAAGAAGATTGGTTTTGAAAATGGAACAACTATTTACTTGACTATAAATGGCTGGCATACAAGTATTGAGCATCTTAGAAAGGTTTTTCCTAACACCTTTACCAAG GATGCAATCATTCCAGCAGACGAGAACTCCAAGTTCCTGGATCCTGAAAGGCCTGAACTCAGACAGATTGTAGATTTCTATGTATCTTCTGCAGCAGATGTTTATGTGCCAACATCTTCAAGTTTGTTTTCTGACAATGTTGTTGCAAGGAGAATGGCTACTGGAAAAGGACAAGTTCTTGTGCCGGCCAACAGATCTTCACTTTCAGCAGAGGACTATGTTCCTCCCTACGACATATCAGAGAAGGAACATTGGGCATACTCATGCTTTTGTTGA